Proteins co-encoded in one Meiothermus sp. genomic window:
- the fusA gene encoding elongation factor G, translated as MSVKTGFDLKLFRNIGIAAHIDAGKTTTTERILYYTGRIHKIGEVHEGAATMDWMEQERERGITITAAVTTANWKHSKTGVEHRINIIDTPGHVDFTIEVERSMRVLDGAVAVFDASQGVEPQSETVWRQADKYRVPRIAFANKMDKTGADIWLVINTMKERLGARPVLMQLPIGREDTFKGIIDVMRQKAYLYGNDLGTDIREVEIPEDMKAQADEYFEKLVEAAADYDENIMMKFLEGEKPTEEELIRAIRKGTIAMEIFPVFLGSALKNKGVQLLLDGVVDFLPSPLDIPPIKGKTENGEEVERPADPSGPLAALAFKIMADPYVGRLTFIRVYSGTLRSGSYVQNTTKGKKERVARLLQMHANHREEVEELRAGELGAVVGLKETITGDSLVGDGDEPIILESIEIPEPVIDLAIEPKTKADQDKLGVALARLGEEDPTFRVSTDPETGQTIISGMGELHLEIIVDRLRREFKVDANVGKPQVAYRETITRPVDVEGKFVRQSGGRGQYGHVKIKAEPLGRGSGFEFVNAIVGGVIPREYIPAVQKGIEEAMQSGPLTGFPIVDIKVTLYDGSYHEVDSSEMAFKIAGSMAIKEAIEKGGAAILEPIMRVEVITPEEFLGSIIGDLNSRRGQIQGMEERGNARLVRAFVPLAEMFGYANDMRSMSQGRAQFSMFFDHYEQVPQNIAQKLIKGQ; from the coding sequence ATGTCCGTCAAGACTGGTTTTGATCTAAAACTTTTCCGCAACATCGGGATTGCGGCCCACATCGACGCCGGTAAAACCACCACCACCGAGCGCATCCTCTACTACACCGGACGTATTCACAAAATCGGTGAGGTACACGAGGGTGCGGCCACCATGGACTGGATGGAGCAGGAGCGCGAGCGCGGGATTACCATCACCGCCGCCGTGACTACCGCCAACTGGAAGCACAGCAAAACCGGTGTGGAGCATCGCATCAACATCATTGACACCCCCGGTCACGTAGATTTCACCATCGAAGTCGAGCGTTCGATGCGGGTGCTGGATGGTGCGGTAGCGGTGTTCGATGCCTCACAGGGGGTAGAGCCTCAGTCCGAGACGGTCTGGCGTCAGGCCGACAAGTACCGCGTGCCCCGCATTGCTTTTGCCAACAAGATGGACAAGACCGGGGCCGATATCTGGTTGGTTATTAACACCATGAAGGAGCGTCTGGGGGCCCGGCCGGTGCTGATGCAGCTACCCATTGGGCGCGAGGACACCTTCAAGGGCATCATCGATGTAATGCGGCAGAAAGCCTACCTCTACGGCAACGACCTTGGTACCGACATCCGGGAAGTGGAAATTCCTGAAGACATGAAGGCCCAGGCCGACGAGTACTTCGAAAAGTTGGTGGAGGCGGCTGCCGACTACGACGAGAACATCATGATGAAGTTCCTCGAGGGCGAGAAGCCCACCGAAGAGGAGCTTATCCGGGCCATCCGCAAGGGCACCATTGCTATGGAGATTTTCCCGGTGTTCCTTGGGTCGGCCCTCAAGAACAAAGGTGTTCAACTGCTGCTGGACGGCGTGGTGGACTTCCTGCCTTCGCCCCTCGACATCCCCCCCATCAAGGGCAAGACCGAGAACGGCGAAGAGGTCGAGCGTCCCGCCGACCCCAGCGGGCCTTTGGCTGCGCTGGCCTTCAAAATTATGGCCGACCCCTACGTGGGCCGTCTAACCTTTATCCGGGTCTACTCCGGCACCCTCAGGTCGGGCTCCTACGTGCAAAACACCACCAAGGGCAAGAAGGAGCGCGTGGCTCGCTTGCTCCAGATGCACGCCAACCACCGCGAAGAGGTGGAGGAGTTGCGGGCGGGCGAGCTCGGTGCGGTGGTGGGCCTCAAGGAGACCATCACCGGCGACTCGCTGGTAGGCGATGGAGACGAGCCGATCATCCTCGAGTCCATCGAGATTCCTGAGCCCGTCATCGACCTGGCCATCGAGCCCAAGACCAAGGCCGACCAGGACAAGCTGGGTGTGGCCCTTGCGCGCTTGGGTGAGGAAGACCCCACCTTCCGGGTCTCCACCGACCCCGAGACCGGCCAGACCATCATCTCCGGGATGGGTGAGCTGCACCTCGAGATCATCGTGGATCGCCTCAGGCGGGAGTTCAAGGTAGATGCCAACGTGGGCAAGCCCCAGGTGGCCTACCGCGAGACCATCACCCGCCCGGTGGATGTCGAGGGCAAGTTCGTGCGCCAGTCGGGCGGACGCGGCCAGTACGGCCACGTCAAGATCAAAGCCGAACCCCTGGGCCGCGGCTCGGGCTTCGAGTTTGTCAACGCCATTGTGGGTGGGGTGATTCCCCGCGAATACATCCCGGCAGTGCAAAAGGGCATCGAAGAGGCCATGCAGTCGGGGCCTCTGACGGGCTTCCCCATCGTAGATATTAAGGTCACTCTTTACGACGGTAGCTACCACGAGGTGGACTCCTCCGAAATGGCCTTCAAGATTGCCGGTTCCATGGCCATTAAAGAAGCCATCGAGAAGGGGGGTGCGGCCATCCTCGAGCCCATCATGCGGGTTGAGGTGATCACCCCCGAAGAGTTCTTAGGCTCCATCATCGGCGACCTCAACAGCCGCCGGGGCCAGATCCAGGGTATGGAGGAGCGCGGCAACGCCCGGTTGGTGCGGGCCTTTGTTCCCCTGGCCGAGATGTTCGGCTACGCCAACGATATGCGCTCGATGAGCCAGGGCCGAGCCCAGTTCTCGATGTTCTTCGACCACTACGAACAAGTGCCCCAGAACATCGCTCAAAAGCTGATTAAGGGGCAGTAA
- the rpsG gene encoding 30S ribosomal protein S7, producing the protein MSRRRQAEIRQLEPDHLYGDVVVTALINRMMRDGKKNLAAKIFKQACEVIQEKSGQEPLKVFKAALDNVRPRVEVRSRRVGGANYQVPVEVSPRRQQTLAIRWIVTAFNNRGEREAHQRLAAELLEAAEGKGGAVKKKEDVERMAEANRAYAHYRW; encoded by the coding sequence ATGTCGCGGAGAAGACAAGCTGAAATTCGTCAACTCGAGCCCGATCATCTCTACGGGGATGTGGTGGTTACTGCGCTCATCAACCGCATGATGCGCGACGGCAAAAAGAACCTGGCCGCCAAAATCTTCAAACAAGCCTGCGAGGTAATTCAGGAGAAAAGCGGACAGGAGCCACTCAAGGTTTTCAAGGCGGCGCTGGACAATGTGCGCCCCCGAGTGGAGGTTCGCAGCCGCCGGGTGGGTGGGGCCAACTACCAGGTGCCCGTTGAGGTATCGCCCCGCCGCCAGCAGACTCTGGCCATCCGCTGGATTGTGACCGCCTTCAACAACCGGGGGGAGCGCGAAGCCCATCAGCGCCTGGCCGCCGAGCTGCTGGAAGCCGCGGAGGGTAAAGGCGGAGCGGTCAAGAAGAAAGAAGATGTGGAGCGTATGGCCGAAGCCAACCGAGCCTACGCCCATTACCGGTGGTGA
- the rpsL gene encoding 30S ribosomal protein S12, whose translation MPTINQLLRKGRTPVVKKSKVPALKGSPFRKGVCTVVRTVTPKKPNSALRKVAKVRLSSQYEVTAYIPGEGHNLQEHSVVLIRGGRVKDLPGVRYHIVRGIYDTQGVKDRKKSRSKYGAKRPKADAKGAAAKGKK comes from the coding sequence CTGCCAACCATCAACCAACTCCTCCGTAAGGGCCGTACGCCGGTGGTCAAGAAGAGCAAGGTGCCTGCCCTGAAGGGAAGCCCCTTCCGCAAGGGGGTCTGCACCGTGGTGCGTACCGTCACCCCCAAGAAGCCCAACTCGGCGCTGCGCAAAGTAGCCAAGGTGCGCCTCTCGAGCCAGTACGAAGTTACCGCCTACATTCCCGGTGAGGGCCACAACCTGCAAGAGCACTCGGTGGTGCTCATTCGCGGGGGCCGCGTGAAGGATCTGCCGGGGGTGCGCTACCACATTGTGCGCGGTATCTACGACACCCAGGGGGTCAAGGATCGCAAGAAGAGCCGCTCCAAGTATGGCGCCAAACGGCCCAAGGCCGATGCCAAGGGTGCGGCTGCTAAGGGCAAGAAGTAG
- a CDS encoding SCO family protein — MPRRAVWITLIAGLPLLLAVGAFWLSRDTYQPYGTRLLNVRPLEANQFTLTAHDGSSKSLSDFQGKVVLIFFGFVNCPDVCPTTLLELGKVYKALTPAEQARVQVLLITVDPERDSQQKLRDYVTFFSPSFIGLTGTPEQIAEVAKRYGVFYQKSQIKSATEYNVDHTATVFALDPKGQLRLVYGNGKVAKTERVVQDVRWLLR; from the coding sequence ATGCCACGTCGAGCCGTTTGGATCACCTTGATAGCAGGTCTGCCTTTGTTGCTGGCTGTAGGGGCCTTTTGGCTATCGCGCGATACCTACCAGCCCTACGGTACCCGGCTGCTCAATGTGCGGCCTCTGGAAGCCAATCAGTTCACCCTCACCGCCCACGATGGCTCGAGCAAGAGCCTCTCAGATTTTCAAGGTAAGGTAGTCTTGATTTTCTTTGGCTTTGTGAACTGCCCGGATGTCTGCCCTACTACTTTGCTCGAGCTCGGCAAGGTCTACAAGGCCCTGACCCCAGCCGAGCAGGCTCGAGTGCAGGTATTGCTCATCACCGTAGACCCCGAACGGGACTCCCAGCAAAAGCTGCGTGACTACGTGACCTTTTTTAGCCCTAGTTTTATCGGCCTAACTGGGACACCCGAGCAAATTGCCGAAGTGGCCAAGCGGTATGGGGTGTTCTATCAGAAATCCCAGATCAAGTCGGCTACCGAGTACAACGTAGACCACACCGCCACCGTTTTTGCCCTTGACCCCAAGGGACAACTGCGCCTGGTGTATGGCAACGGCAAGGTGGCAAAAACCGAGCGGGTGGTGCAGGATGTGCGCTGGTTGTTGCGCTAG
- a CDS encoding MazG family protein — MERLLEVMRRLRGPDGCPWDKAQTHQSLRPYLLEEAAEAVDAIGRGNPKEMAEELGDVLLQVAFHSVIAEQEGSFSYPEVEQHIVDKLIRRHPHVFGDVKADTPEAVSANWNAIKAAEGKSPQSVCDQVPRSLGALARASEIQKKLGTPYAKENLLEALEQGNLAEALWQMVAWCRQEKVNPEILLRERCEQSC, encoded by the coding sequence ATGGAACGTTTGTTGGAGGTCATGCGCCGCCTACGGGGCCCCGATGGCTGCCCCTGGGATAAAGCACAAACCCACCAAAGCCTCAGGCCCTACCTGCTCGAGGAGGCTGCCGAAGCGGTGGACGCCATCGGCCGGGGGAACCCCAAAGAGATGGCCGAGGAGCTAGGAGATGTGCTTTTGCAGGTGGCCTTTCACTCGGTTATTGCCGAGCAGGAGGGCAGTTTTAGTTATCCCGAGGTGGAGCAACACATCGTGGACAAGCTCATCCGCCGTCATCCCCACGTGTTCGGCGATGTAAAGGCCGATACCCCCGAAGCCGTAAGTGCCAACTGGAACGCCATTAAGGCGGCCGAGGGCAAAAGCCCCCAATCGGTATGCGATCAGGTGCCGCGCAGCCTGGGCGCCCTGGCCCGTGCTAGTGAAATCCAAAAGAAACTCGGTACCCCCTATGCAAAAGAAAATCTGCTCGAGGCCCTCGAGCAGGGCAACCTGGCCGAGGCGCTGTGGCAGATGGTGGCCTGGTGCCGGCAGGAGAAAGTCAACCCGGAAATCTTGCTACGCGAGCGCTGTGAACAAAGTTGCTAA
- a CDS encoding CoA pyrophosphatase: MNTDLLKAAVSHPPKQLLLPKGFVDAAVLLPVWEGQLLFTVRSAHLPHHAAQISFPGGRFDPGETAEEAALREAREEVGLNPEHVEILGHLNPTLSPFGYRVFPLLGRITQKPHLIPNPEEVDALLWVPIKELLEAPAYAEERIPPPGNRFPGGLGEEFSQVEGRLTRTVWHYPWRGYDIWGVTGNIVHDFLERIREVRF; encoded by the coding sequence ATGAATACCGATCTTCTCAAAGCCGCCGTTTCCCATCCCCCAAAGCAACTCTTGCTGCCCAAGGGGTTTGTGGATGCCGCTGTGCTGCTGCCGGTATGGGAGGGCCAGCTTTTGTTTACCGTACGCAGCGCCCACCTACCACACCATGCTGCCCAGATCAGCTTTCCCGGGGGGCGCTTTGACCCTGGCGAGACCGCCGAGGAAGCCGCTTTGCGCGAGGCCAGAGAAGAAGTGGGGCTCAACCCGGAACACGTGGAAATACTGGGGCACCTAAACCCTACCCTCTCCCCCTTTGGCTACCGGGTGTTTCCTCTGCTGGGCCGGATTACCCAAAAACCCCATCTGATCCCCAACCCCGAGGAGGTAGATGCGCTGCTCTGGGTGCCCATTAAAGAACTGCTGGAAGCCCCGGCCTACGCCGAAGAGCGCATCCCCCCGCCGGGCAACCGCTTTCCAGGCGGCCTAGGCGAAGAGTTTTCGCAAGTGGAGGGCCGGCTCACCCGCACGGTCTGGCACTACCCCTGGCGGGGCTACGATATCTGGGGGGTGACCGGCAATATTGTGCACGACTTCCTCGAGCGGATTCGAGAAGTACGTTTTTGA
- a CDS encoding PaaX family transcriptional regulator C-terminal domain-containing protein, translated as MRARSYLFTLYMEYLYPKNRAWVGDLIRWMELLNFSEPAVRAAVSRSVKRGWIIPEKDGRRAYYRLSPRVAWQVEQVRERLYTYGAPWDGQWRILVYAVPEAKRTVRDRFRNELILLGFGTPAPGVWISPNGSLEAARDLVGFYGLQSYVELFQAERFSSTPPLELIEKSFNLKAAQARYRAFLAQKPSKPKNAEEAFVRLTHMIHQARKNLFLDPGLPPELTPPGFLGQQAKEQFLDLYNQLVKQAKPLFRLESVAAD; from the coding sequence ATGCGCGCACGCTCTTACCTATTTACGCTCTATATGGAGTACCTCTACCCCAAAAACCGGGCCTGGGTAGGCGACTTAATTCGCTGGATGGAACTCCTAAATTTTAGCGAACCGGCTGTGCGGGCCGCAGTTTCGCGCAGCGTCAAGCGCGGCTGGATCATCCCCGAGAAGGACGGGCGGCGGGCTTACTACCGGCTTTCGCCCCGGGTGGCCTGGCAGGTTGAGCAGGTACGGGAGCGCCTTTATACCTACGGGGCTCCTTGGGATGGTCAGTGGCGCATACTGGTCTATGCCGTGCCGGAGGCCAAACGCACGGTGCGGGATCGCTTCCGCAACGAGTTGATTCTGCTGGGCTTCGGGACGCCGGCCCCGGGTGTCTGGATTAGCCCCAATGGTTCGCTCGAGGCTGCCCGCGATCTGGTGGGCTTTTACGGCTTGCAAAGCTATGTGGAGCTTTTTCAGGCCGAGCGCTTTTCCAGCACACCGCCCCTCGAGCTCATCGAAAAATCCTTTAACCTCAAAGCGGCCCAGGCCCGCTACCGGGCCTTTCTAGCCCAAAAACCAAGCAAGCCCAAAAATGCCGAGGAAGCCTTCGTGCGCCTGACCCACATGATTCACCAGGCCCGCAAGAACCTCTTCCTCGACCCCGGCCTGCCGCCCGAGCTCACCCCGCCGGGCTTCTTAGGGCAACAGGCCAAGGAGCAGTTTTTAGACCTTTACAACCAGCTTGTCAAACAAGCCAAGCCCTTGTTTCGGCTCGAGTCTGTAGCCGCCGATTAG
- a CDS encoding MATE family efflux transporter, whose amino-acid sequence MLAVVTADTRREIFKIALPVSLESTVQLALGFVNQVIVGTLGTATIAAVGLANNALFIGILCLNTLGAGCAILASRARGRGDEAAVKRIVSFFIGFSLVLALLLALPLALGSTPFLKGIGADPEITSIGGPYLSLVALSLPLITLSVVSSAAFRSIGRARIPMIVTIPAITLIPLLSWVFVFPLEMGAVGAAVAALVAQGVRAGVLLWMLFGSRWGLRWAWPDMGQVRHLLQEAVPLVLPLFITEVVFSGGVFLFALLFERLGTQELAVFQIVSNLEMVFITASAGLHYAATVLVAQAIGRADSPGVWGVSRLIWRIGLISAAIFGLVFALFAFLLPLLYPNTTPEVQQWAFWAVLLNALFQPVKVSNFIFFGILASGGDTRFLLLSDFVTVFVVGLPLAWLLAFPLGLGLWGIFLGRLLGEETARVAMFLWRYRGGQWFRLDAKARALATD is encoded by the coding sequence ATGCTGGCCGTTGTGACTGCCGATACGCGGCGTGAGATATTCAAAATTGCCTTGCCGGTGAGCCTCGAGTCCACCGTTCAACTGGCCCTGGGCTTCGTCAACCAGGTGATTGTGGGCACCCTGGGTACCGCAACCATTGCAGCGGTGGGCCTGGCCAACAATGCGCTGTTTATCGGCATTTTGTGCCTGAACACCCTGGGGGCGGGTTGCGCTATTCTGGCCAGCCGGGCCAGGGGACGGGGCGATGAGGCCGCAGTAAAGCGCATTGTGAGCTTCTTCATTGGGTTCTCGCTGGTCTTAGCACTCCTGCTGGCCTTGCCGCTGGCGCTGGGGTCTACCCCTTTCTTGAAAGGGATAGGCGCCGATCCGGAAATCACTTCTATCGGGGGGCCCTATCTTTCACTGGTGGCGCTTTCCTTGCCCCTTATTACCCTGAGCGTGGTGAGCAGTGCGGCTTTTCGTAGCATCGGCCGGGCGCGGATTCCAATGATCGTGACCATCCCGGCCATTACCCTAATACCCCTGTTGTCTTGGGTGTTCGTGTTTCCGCTGGAGATGGGGGCAGTGGGGGCGGCAGTGGCCGCGCTGGTGGCGCAGGGGGTACGGGCGGGGGTGCTGCTGTGGATGCTTTTTGGGAGCCGCTGGGGCCTGCGCTGGGCCTGGCCCGACATGGGGCAGGTTAGGCACCTGCTGCAGGAGGCCGTGCCACTGGTGCTGCCGCTTTTCATTACCGAGGTGGTTTTTAGCGGGGGGGTGTTTTTGTTTGCCTTGTTATTTGAGCGTCTGGGAACCCAGGAACTGGCGGTATTTCAGATTGTGAGCAACCTCGAGATGGTCTTTATCACCGCCTCGGCTGGGCTGCACTATGCCGCTACGGTGCTGGTAGCCCAGGCCATTGGGCGGGCCGATTCCCCTGGGGTCTGGGGGGTCTCCCGGCTCATCTGGCGCATTGGCCTGATTTCGGCAGCCATCTTCGGGCTGGTTTTTGCCCTGTTTGCTTTCCTGCTGCCCCTGCTCTACCCCAACACCACCCCAGAGGTACAGCAGTGGGCCTTCTGGGCGGTACTGCTCAATGCCTTGTTTCAGCCGGTTAAGGTCTCCAACTTCATCTTTTTTGGCATCCTGGCCAGCGGCGGCGACACCCGCTTTTTGCTGCTCTCCGATTTCGTGACGGTTTTTGTGGTGGGGCTACCCCTGGCCTGGTTGTTGGCCTTCCCCCTGGGATTGGGGTTGTGGGGTATTTTCCTGGGTAGGCTCTTGGGTGAGGAGACCGCGCGGGTAGCCATGTTCTTGTGGCGTTACCGTGGTGGGCAGTGGTTCCGGCTCGATGCAAAGGCCAGAGCCCTGGCTACCGATTAG
- a CDS encoding aspartate aminotransferase family protein produces the protein MNIPTWNTELLIEQDLAHHLHPVTNLHRHKQSGPLVLVEGKGSRVRDSEGRWYIDAFAGLWNVNVGYGRTELAEVAREQMARLAFQPTFFGLATPPVIELAAKMHQLLPHHSHFQFTSGGAESNETALKIARYYWALSGKPEKTKIISRRLAYHGIAMGALAATGVPAYHADFGPLPPGFLYLSAPLAYRNNPGLSEAEFVAMLAKELEDLIAKEGPETIAAFIGEPVQGAGGVVPPPEGYWQAIVPILKKHNILLIADEVITGFGRTGEMFAQTTYGFQADITSFAKGITSGYIPLGGVGITPEIYERISAPDRMFMHGFTYSGHPVACAVALANIDIIEREQLWRNAAERGEQLLRRLQELEAHPHVGNVRGKGLMALVEVVEDKTSKKTFEPALGIGAKLMKVSRGKGVIARCNDTGFAVAPPLVITEAEIDQMVNALAETLDEVLGS, from the coding sequence ATGAACATCCCAACCTGGAACACCGAGTTACTTATTGAGCAAGACCTGGCCCACCACCTGCACCCCGTAACCAACCTGCACCGCCACAAGCAAAGCGGCCCGCTGGTGTTGGTTGAGGGGAAGGGCTCGAGGGTACGCGATAGCGAAGGCCGGTGGTACATTGACGCTTTCGCTGGGCTCTGGAACGTGAACGTGGGCTATGGGCGCACCGAACTGGCCGAGGTAGCCCGCGAGCAGATGGCCCGGCTGGCCTTCCAGCCCACCTTTTTTGGGCTGGCCACCCCGCCAGTGATCGAGCTGGCCGCCAAGATGCACCAGCTTTTGCCGCACCACTCGCACTTTCAGTTCACCTCTGGGGGGGCCGAGTCCAACGAGACCGCCCTCAAGATTGCCCGCTACTACTGGGCCTTGTCCGGCAAGCCCGAAAAAACCAAGATCATCTCGCGCCGCTTGGCCTATCACGGCATCGCCATGGGCGCACTGGCCGCTACCGGCGTTCCGGCCTACCACGCCGACTTTGGCCCCTTGCCGCCGGGGTTTTTGTACCTGAGTGCGCCGCTGGCTTACCGCAACAACCCCGGGCTTTCGGAGGCCGAGTTTGTGGCCATGCTGGCCAAGGAGCTCGAGGACTTGATTGCCAAAGAAGGCCCCGAAACCATTGCCGCTTTCATCGGGGAGCCGGTGCAGGGGGCCGGTGGCGTAGTGCCACCTCCCGAAGGCTACTGGCAGGCCATTGTTCCCATCCTTAAGAAGCACAATATTCTGCTGATTGCCGATGAGGTGATTACCGGCTTTGGCCGTACTGGCGAGATGTTCGCCCAAACCACCTATGGCTTCCAGGCCGATATCACCAGCTTTGCCAAAGGCATCACTTCGGGCTACATCCCCCTGGGGGGGGTGGGCATTACCCCCGAGATATATGAGCGTATCTCGGCCCCCGACCGGATGTTTATGCACGGCTTCACCTACTCGGGGCACCCGGTGGCCTGTGCGGTGGCGCTGGCCAATATTGACATCATCGAGCGGGAGCAGCTCTGGCGCAATGCCGCCGAGCGCGGCGAACAACTTTTGCGGCGGTTGCAAGAGCTGGAAGCCCATCCCCATGTGGGCAACGTGCGCGGCAAGGGCCTGATGGCGCTGGTGGAGGTAGTGGAGGACAAAACTAGTAAAAAGACCTTTGAGCCGGCTCTGGGCATTGGCGCAAAGCTGATGAAGGTCAGCCGGGGAAAGGGCGTAATAGCACGCTGCAACGATACCGGCTTTGCCGTGGCGCCGCCCCTGGTCATTACCGAGGCCGAGATAGACCAAATGGTGAACGCCCTGGCCGAAACGCTGGACGAGGTGCTGGGTTCGTAG
- a CDS encoding helix-hairpin-helix domain-containing protein produces MIFWLLGWLLSWLFRGHTLRLHNQLTEAQAELGRLQADLTGYKATQSKLVLAEQELAGLRVQLQDFEALKVNFGTISKELDAATLKIQGLEGQLRELESLKTQLSNLQARLGSLQEERDRLQADYSELQARFEQLEGERNRLSTQVLNYQGEMAVLSRQLEALRQERDAQKSEAANLSGQLAGIGGLITVWERLRRRFGSKAPEELENQFAALQTETERSRSELGKLSSDYEAALAERKQLEGELQNLRARVGSLEADQGKVGALEAEIERYKNEFSGLQARYAALEADHQKLQAHYEARIQTLEGEKGQLSAEFQNLQNRLSALEQERDQYAGELNALRKHIEAVAGERDHLRAEVEGLQQHLNTLSTESNNVIAERSKLQAEVEKLRAELNQAQGAYQDLEAVRHELSELRVRLAKAEEERNWFAAEVEGLRKELETAQKSRAELEQLQAEHAALQSRITEYEKALKNAREDQNQMRANYTALQARIADYEARLAKAQERTADYDALAANFAAMQTRGSEAEATGAVAASTPARPAKPRKAKPRQPKEVIGYRVTQSRTFRAEVVPEGHDPLGVIEGIGNTYQQKLWDAGIKTFEDLASTPEARLREVIGKDLEFDEWIVEARRFVRGVYKLSRATAGGGRRKADDLTRIEGIGPKIRDALVSAGITTFEALEAATEGQLHAAIEAAGISFAPSLSTWSRQAAYLVRGDEAGFQEYIARLTAGREE; encoded by the coding sequence TTGATTTTCTGGCTCCTTGGCTGGCTTTTGAGCTGGCTGTTCCGAGGCCATACCCTGCGTCTGCACAACCAGCTTACCGAGGCCCAGGCCGAACTGGGGCGGCTCCAGGCCGACCTGACCGGCTACAAAGCCACCCAGTCCAAGCTGGTGCTGGCCGAACAGGAATTGGCGGGCTTGCGGGTGCAGCTACAGGATTTCGAAGCACTCAAGGTTAACTTTGGCACGATAAGCAAGGAGCTAGATGCCGCCACCCTCAAGATTCAGGGGCTGGAAGGGCAACTAAGGGAACTCGAGAGCCTCAAGACCCAGCTTTCCAACCTGCAAGCTCGTCTGGGCAGCCTTCAGGAGGAGCGGGACAGGCTTCAGGCCGACTATAGTGAGCTACAGGCCCGGTTTGAGCAGCTCGAGGGCGAGCGCAACCGGCTTTCCACCCAAGTTCTGAATTACCAGGGCGAGATGGCGGTGTTAAGCCGTCAGTTGGAGGCCCTGCGCCAAGAGCGTGATGCGCAGAAGTCTGAAGCTGCTAACCTGAGCGGCCAGCTAGCGGGCATAGGCGGGTTGATAACCGTTTGGGAGCGCTTACGCCGGCGCTTTGGAAGCAAAGCACCCGAAGAACTGGAAAACCAATTCGCTGCGCTGCAAACCGAAACCGAGCGCAGCCGGAGCGAATTGGGCAAGCTAAGCAGTGACTATGAAGCAGCATTGGCCGAGCGTAAACAACTGGAGGGTGAGTTACAGAATTTGCGGGCTCGCGTTGGCAGCCTCGAGGCCGACCAGGGTAAAGTGGGGGCCCTGGAAGCCGAGATCGAACGTTACAAGAACGAGTTTAGCGGCTTGCAAGCCCGCTATGCCGCGCTCGAGGCCGACCACCAAAAACTCCAGGCCCACTACGAAGCCCGTATCCAGACCCTCGAGGGCGAAAAAGGCCAGCTTTCTGCCGAATTCCAAAACCTGCAAAACCGCTTGAGCGCCCTGGAGCAAGAGCGCGACCAGTATGCGGGGGAGTTGAATGCCCTGCGCAAGCACATCGAAGCGGTAGCGGGTGAACGCGACCACCTGCGGGCCGAAGTGGAGGGGCTACAGCAACACCTGAATACGCTCAGCACCGAGAGTAACAACGTGATCGCTGAGCGCAGCAAGCTTCAGGCCGAAGTCGAAAAGCTGCGGGCCGAACTGAACCAGGCCCAGGGCGCCTACCAGGATCTGGAAGCAGTACGCCACGAGCTTTCCGAGCTGCGCGTCCGGCTGGCCAAGGCCGAGGAGGAACGCAACTGGTTTGCCGCAGAAGTAGAGGGCCTGCGCAAGGAGCTGGAAACGGCCCAAAAAAGCCGAGCCGAACTCGAGCAGCTCCAAGCCGAGCACGCTGCTCTGCAATCGCGCATAACCGAGTACGAAAAGGCCCTGAAAAACGCCCGGGAAGACCAGAACCAGATGCGGGCCAACTACACCGCCCTGCAAGCCCGCATCGCCGATTACGAGGCCCGGCTCGCCAAAGCCCAGGAGCGCACCGCCGACTACGACGCCCTGGCGGCCAACTTCGCGGCCATGCAGACCAGGGGATCGGAGGCCGAAGCGACCGGGGCCGTTGCTGCTTCCACACCGGCCCGACCTGCCAAACCGCGCAAAGCCAAACCCAGGCAACCCAAGGAAGTGATCGGCTACCGCGTCACCCAGAGTCGCACCTTCCGGGCCGAAGTGGTGCCCGAAGGCCACGACCCCCTGGGGGTGATCGAGGGCATCGGCAACACCTACCAGCAAAAGCTGTGGGACGCGGGCATCAAAACCTTTGAAGACCTGGCCAGCACACCCGAGGCTCGGCTACGCGAGGTCATTGGCAAAGACCTCGAGTTCGACGAGTGGATTGTGGAGGCCCGCCGCTTTGTGCGCGGGGTCTACAAGCTCAGCCGCGCCACCGCCGGAGGTGGCCGCCGCAAGGCCGACGACCTGACCCGCATCGAGGGAATCGGCCCTAAAATCCGCGATGCACTCGTGTCTGCCGGCATTACTACCTTCGAAGCCCTGGAAGCTGCCACCGAAGGCCAGCTACACGCCGCCATCGAAGCTGCCGGAATTTCCTTCGCGCCCAGCCTTTCCACCTGGAGCCGCCAGGCGGCCTACCTGGTGCGGGGCGACGAAGCAGGCTTTCAGGAATACATCGCCCGCCTTACCGCTGGAAGGGAGGAGTAA